GGCATAATCGCCAATTGCTTTTGCTAGTTCTCCAGTTGGCTCATTTGTGGTGTTTGGAGACATAATCTGCCAAAAAAGCATGTGGTTTGCATGTCCTCCTCCGCTGTTAATAACTGCTTGGCGAATATCTTCCGGTACGGAGTTTATGTCTTTTAATAAGTCCTCGATGGATTTAGAAGATAGCTCAGTGTGTCCTTCAAGCGCTGTGTTAAGTTTATCTACGTATCCAGCGTGATGTTTTTCGTGGTGAATATGCATTGTAGCCTCATCAATGTATGGCTCAAGCGCATTATATTCGTATGGAAGACTTGGTAGTTGAAAACTCATGTTCTACACTTATACCACAAAAGCTTATGCCAGTGGGGAAACCATGAAACATGTGATAATATTGAGTTATGCTCGTACCATATTCAACACAATTTACAAATTATAACCGCGCCTATCGGTGGACAGGTTTACAAATTACAAATAAGATCCAAAGAGCTGTTATTCAAACCATAGCTTACTCTGCAGTTTTTAATTATCCACTTACAGCCCAGGAGATTAAACAGTATTTAATTTCTGAACTAGAAATTGGTGACTCACTTAATCAATTATTAAATTCAAATTCTATCGAACATAAGAATGGTTATTATTTTTTGCCGGGGTTTGAGAGTAGCGTAGCCCAGCGGGAAAAGAGAAAACCAATTGCAGCTAATAAGAGAGTGATGCTGAATCGTTTCATAGCATTAGCAATGTGTATTCCCACAATAAAACTTATTGGCATCTCTGGCGCGTTGGCCATGGAAAATGCACACAAAGAAGACGATATTGATCTGTTTATTGTTACAACTTCAGGCACCACGTGGTTAACAAGGATGCTTTGTATTTTACTGGCGGAAGGATTAGGTCAAAGAAGAAGACCAAAAGCTACAGACGTACAAAACAAGCTATGTTTAAACATGTTTATAGATGAAGCACACTTAGCGATACCAAAAGCAGAAAGAGATTTGTTTTCGGCTCACGAGGTAGTTCAGTTAAAACCAGTTTATAACAAAGAACACACTTATGAAAAGTTTTTGCTGGTAAATAGTTGGGTAAGCGCGTATCTTCCTAATGCTAGCAATTCAACTAAGTTCGGACCTTCTGCTTTGCATAGGGTCCGACCAAGTCTCGCTCTTGTAATATTTGCAGAACAAGTTGCTCGTTTTTTTCAACGAATTTATATGAAAGGGCGGGTTACTCACGAGGTTCTTGAAGATGGATACTTGCGTTTTCACCCATCAGATGCCAGACGATTTGTGTTTGGTAGGTTCGAGCAAATCCTTCAAAAGGCAATTTTGCTATAGGCTATTGACAAATAGTCACTCTCTATTTAGAATAAGCAATTACTAGGCAAGAGTGCTAAAAATGGGTAAACCATGAAACATATGACAAACAACACAAAAATACAGCCTCTTTTAGACAACGTCTTAATTGAGCCAGCAGAAGAAGAAACAAAATCTCCTGGTGGAATATACTTACCCGAAAATGCCAAAGAAAAACCAACTATTGGTGAGGTTTTAGCGGTCGGACCTGGAAAATTAGACGAGAACGGCAAAATTATTAAACTGTCTGTAAAAGTAGGAGACAAGGTGTATTACAAGAAATGGGGAGGAAACGAAATTAAGATTGCAGGTGTTGAGCTATTACTAGTTGAAGAGAAGGATGTTCTCGCTATTATAAAATAATTAATCATGGCAACAGGAAAACAAATTAAATTCGGTGACGATGCACGACTAGCTATGCAGGCTGGCATAGATAAGCTAGCCAAAGCAGTAATAACTACCTTAGGTCCTAAGGGACGAAATGTGGCACTTGACAAGAAATGGGGAGCTCCAACAGTTGTCCATGATGGTGTTTCTGTTGCAAAAGAAATTGATCTTAAAGACCCATTTGAGAACATGGGTGCACAGCTCATTAAGCAAGCGGCGGATAAAACCAATGATGACGCGGGAGATGGAACTACTACTGCTACGGTATTAACTCAGGCAATTGTTAAAGAAGGAATGAGAAATATTGCAGCTGGAGCAAATGCGATGACCTTAAAACGTGGACTTGATGCGGCAGCTGAAGCGGTTGTAGCAGAGTTGAAAAAAATGAGCAAAGACGTAAAAGATCACGAGCGTATTATTCAGGTTGCAACTATTTCAGCTGGTGATGAAAAAATAGGTCAAAAAATTGCAGAAGCGCTTAAAACTGTGGGTAAAGATGGCGTTGTTACAGTAGAAGAAGGTAAAGGTCTTGAGATTGAGATTGAACACAAAGAAGGTATGCAGTTTGACAAAGGTTATGTCTCTCCATACTTTGCTACAGATACAGCAAAAATGGTATCGGAAATTGAGGATCCCTATATTCTTATTACAGATAAGAAAATCTCTTCTGTTCAAGATATATTGAAATTCCTAGAAAGCTTCGTGAAAATCTCTAAAAACCTTGTGATTATTGCTGAAGATATAGATGGTGAAGCAATGGCAACAATGGTGATAAATAAGCTTAGAGGAACCATTAATATTCTCGCAGTTAAAGCTCCGGGCTTTGGCGATCGTCGAAAGGAAATTTTGGAAGATATTGCTATATTAACTGGCGCAACTGTTATTTCAGAAGACATGGGTCGCACTTTAGACACAATAGTTGTTGAAGATTGTGGGCGCGCAGACAAAATCTGGGCTGATCAGGATAATACTCGTGTAATTGGAGGAAAAGGTATTGCAGCTGAAATTAAGAAACGAATTGAGCAGATTAGAATACAGAAAGACGCAAGTGACTCAGACTTTGATAAAGAAAAACTTGACGAGAGACTAGCTAAAATGGCTGGTGGTGTAGCAGAAATCCATGTTGGTGCAGCTACAGAAGTGGAGCTTAAAGAGCGAAAAGAGAGAGTGAACGATGCAGTTTCAGCAACTCGTGCAGCTATTGAAGAAGGAATCGTGCCTGGTGGAGGAGTGGCGATTTTGCGAGCCCGAAGGGTACTTGCAAAGGTAAGAGAGAGAATGGAGTTTGCTGATGAAAAGACAGGAGTAGATGTTCTTTATAAAGCATTATCACGTCCTCTATACTGGATTGCAAAAAATGCTGGAGAAGACGCAGGATATGTTGTACGCCAAGTTGAAGATAATAAAGGAGTAGATTATGGTTACAACGCAACAACCGGTAAGTTTGGTTCCATGATTAGTGCCGGAGTTATCGATCCTGTTAAGGTAACCAGACTAGCACTACAAAATGCAGCTTCAATTGGGGCAATGGTGTTAACAACTGAAGCAATGGTAACCGAAGAGCCAGAAGACAAACCAGCAGGCGGACCTGGTGGGATGGGTGGGGGCGGAATGGGTATGCCAGGCATGATGTAATCTTTCACTACTCCCCCATTGTATAATTACCCTCATGAGACTAGTTTTGCAAAGAGTTAAACGCGCTTCTGTTAAGGTTCAAAATAAAGCTACTATTAAAATCGATCGTGGCTATCTAATCTATGTTGCTGTTGGCCAAGAAGACACTGTGAATGACGTAACTATCTTAGTCGATAAACTTGGTAAACTGCGATTCTTTCCACAGAAAGATAAGGTTCGGGTAAACCATGAAACACATGACTTTCAAAAATCTATAATAGATATTAAAGGGAGTATCCTAGTAATACCTAACTACACTTTGTACGGTGATCTCAATGACGGTAATCGTCCATACTTTGGACAGGCTGCTGAGCAAGAGATGGCGGCAAAATTGTATAAGCAGCTCTTAAAACAGCTGAAGAAAACGTGTGGTACGACTGTAACTGTTAAAACAGGTATGTTTGGAGAGTTTATGGAAGTGTCCGCCACCAATGATGGGCCGGCAACCTTAGTTCTTGAGCCAGACTTAATTGGCCAAATGGAAAGGGAATTAGAAATAGAAGAAACGGATGATAATTATGCTGAAAATTTTGATGACATGCTCGACAAACTTGGCGTAGACCTAGACAACATATAAAGGCTTCGCCTTTATATGTTGAGAGGCGCTTGACTCCCCTTCTTTTACCCACTATGATGTTAATATGCAAAATTTCTTCAAGGAAATCTCTGATCA
The window above is part of the Candidatus Roizmanbacteria bacterium CG_4_9_14_0_2_um_filter_38_17 genome. Proteins encoded here:
- a CDS encoding superoxide dismutase — its product is MSFQLPSLPYEYNALEPYIDEATMHIHHEKHHAGYVDKLNTALEGHTELSSKSIEDLLKDINSVPEDIRQAVINSGGGHANHMLFWQIMSPNTTNEPTGELAKAIGDYAKFKEKFTNAAATRFGSGWAWLVIKEDKSTAVYSTANQDSPLMQGDTPILGLDVWEHAYYLKYQNKRPDYISAFFNIINWEKVGELYQACQTSSV
- a CDS encoding co-chaperone GroES; its protein translation is MKHMTNNTKIQPLLDNVLIEPAEEETKSPGGIYLPENAKEKPTIGEVLAVGPGKLDENGKIIKLSVKVGDKVYYKKWGGNEIKIAGVELLLVEEKDVLAIIK
- the groL gene encoding chaperonin GroEL; this encodes MATGKQIKFGDDARLAMQAGIDKLAKAVITTLGPKGRNVALDKKWGAPTVVHDGVSVAKEIDLKDPFENMGAQLIKQAADKTNDDAGDGTTTATVLTQAIVKEGMRNIAAGANAMTLKRGLDAAAEAVVAELKKMSKDVKDHERIIQVATISAGDEKIGQKIAEALKTVGKDGVVTVEEGKGLEIEIEHKEGMQFDKGYVSPYFATDTAKMVSEIEDPYILITDKKISSVQDILKFLESFVKISKNLVIIAEDIDGEAMATMVINKLRGTINILAVKAPGFGDRRKEILEDIAILTGATVISEDMGRTLDTIVVEDCGRADKIWADQDNTRVIGGKGIAAEIKKRIEQIRIQKDASDSDFDKEKLDERLAKMAGGVAEIHVGAATEVELKERKERVNDAVSATRAAIEEGIVPGGGVAILRARRVLAKVRERMEFADEKTGVDVLYKALSRPLYWIAKNAGEDAGYVVRQVEDNKGVDYGYNATTGKFGSMISAGVIDPVKVTRLALQNAASIGAMVLTTEAMVTEEPEDKPAGGPGGMGGGGMGMPGMM
- a CDS encoding D-tyrosyl-tRNA(Tyr) deacylase, which encodes MRLVLQRVKRASVKVQNKATIKIDRGYLIYVAVGQEDTVNDVTILVDKLGKLRFFPQKDKVRVNHETHDFQKSIIDIKGSILVIPNYTLYGDLNDGNRPYFGQAAEQEMAAKLYKQLLKQLKKTCGTTVTVKTGMFGEFMEVSATNDGPATLVLEPDLIGQMERELEIEETDDNYAENFDDMLDKLGVDLDNI